In Mycolicibacterium nivoides, the DNA window GCTGACCGGTGAGCACCAGCGCCAGCAGCGCGCCGCACAGACCCATCGCGACGGCCACCGGGATGGCCATGGCCAGCGCCTCACCCCACATGCTGGTCGGCCACGGGTAGTGATAGACCGCGCCGATCCACAACGACTCCAGCCACAGTCCGACGGTCGCCACGCCGAGACCGGCCACCGCGCCGAAAAGGATGGGCCGCTTGACAAGCGGGGTCAGCGCGATGAGTTCGACCACCAGTGCGGGGCCGAGGTAGAGCGCGAACCAACTCGTCGGTGCACCGAGTACCGGGCCGACGATGAAGGCCACGGCCCCGCGCAGGGCTATCGCGAACCCGGCGGCGATCAAGGCCGCGCCCGGGCCCAGTACCAGTCGCGCAGCGACCGCGGCCAGCGCCGCGGCGCCCGCGATCATCATCGGCTGCAGTACCAGGCGGAACTGCTCGACGCCGAAGTCGTATTCGATCTGGAACACCGAGAGTCCGATGAACAGGCCGCCGAAGGACAGGAAGTAGAGGAACTTGTTGAACTTGCTGTCCTCACCCACGCTTTCCGGGCCCATCGCGACCCTGCCCTCGTGCTCCAGCAGGAGCACGGCGATCAACGACAATCCCGCACCGCCGATCAGCATCAAATGCGTTGGCCCCCAGAGGGTGACGTCCTGGCCGAAGATGCGGTGCCAGATGTCGTCCAGCGGGAACCCGATGAGGGCGTAGAGCCCGCACAGCGCCATCAGGACACCGCCGACCGGGGCGTACCAGGTGCGGGTGATCCTGATGGCGGCCGGGCCGGGCTTGTCGTAGGGCAGCACGATGGCCATCGAACCGGCGATGAACAGCAGGAACAGCCCGATCAGGATGAAGTAGTGCGCGGGGTTGGCCAGCGGTCCGGCGTCACGTCCCTTGCCGATGTGCAGGCTGACGTCCCAGATGAAGCCGAACAGCGCGCAGATGATGGTCGCGGTGAACAGGAACACCTGCAACGCGACCCACGGCGGCCGGTGGAACTTGCGGCCCAGCCATTCGGCGAAGTTGTTCAGCCAGGTGATGCGCCGGTTGCGGTGCAGGTAGCCGATCCACAGGAGTGCGACCGTGACGATCAGGGCGACCACCGACATGCCGATCACCTGATCGAGTGCGGCACCACCGCCTTCCGTGCCGGCGGCTGCGGTGAGCGTGACATCCGATGTGCCCATCATGACCTCCGGTCAACCGACTGTGGTGTCGGTGACTGATGTTGCCAGAACAGACCCGGTCGAAACAGGCGTTCCCGTCAGCTCCATGGCGTGACGGGACGCTCCTTGCGTTCGCCGTCGACGAAGACGTCGACCCGTTCGTCGAAGAAGCAGATGTGGTCGCGGACCTGCACCGCGTCGATCAAGGGCTCGTGATAGGACCAGGCCAGATCGGCGGGTCCACCGGGCAGTGAATAGTAGGTGGCCCGTCCTTTGTACGCGCAGTACGTGACGGTGTCGCTCACGTCGAGAACGGCGGTCACGTCTTCGCGGGGGAGATAGTGACGGGTGGGTAGTCCGGTCTCGAATAGCAACATGGGACTGCAGGATTCGGCCAGCACCTTCCCGTCTATCTCGATGCGGATGCGCCGTCGGCTGCGCCGGATGTCGATCCGGTGGAACGGATCGTGCGGGTGCGCGACGATCGGCTCGTCCTCCTCGCGCCATTCGAAGGTCGCGAAGTCCAGGATCACGTAGTCGGCCAGTTCCGGATCGTCCGGCCGAAACGCCGCCGCGGCGCCGGTTTCGTCACCGGCGATGACGTCGAACGCCGTTCCGGGACACGTGTGCGCGGTGAACGGCACCGAAGGGTCGAGGAACCCGGGGATCTCGTCGTCGCCCACATCCCCGCCTGCCGGGACGAGCTGTGCCGCAAATGCCGAACGCGGCACGGCGTACGTCGGCACCACCCGCCGCGGCTCCCAGATCAGGACCGCCTCACCGGTATCGGCGACCGGCTCGCCGCCCAGGCAGATCCGAATTCGTTTGGCAGTGGGCTGGTATCGCAGAGCGCCCAGGTTGCGGCCCAGCAGATCATCCATTTTCACTGCCATCTGGTCATTATCGACTCAGATGGCGGTGGCTGTCTGCTACTTGACGTCGACGTACACCGTGCGCGTGGTGACGGCGCTCAGTGTGTCGGTGCGGCTGAAGTTCGGCCCGGGTCGTACGGCGACGACGGAAGCCTGATCCAGCGGTGAGGATCCCAGGCGGTTGACGATCACGGTGTAGCCCTGGGATTGAAGTTGTCTGATCGTCTGTTGGGCATTGCTGGGGCCATTGGGTGCAGCCGTGGCAAGGCCGGCCGATCCGATGACGGCGGCAGCAATTCCACCGACGGCGGCGGCGAGGATTCGCGACTTTCCGATTGAGTTTCGCACTGGGGTGTCCTTCTTGTCTTGGTTCACCGGAACTTCGGTACGCTGCGGTATGTCGGGTAAAACCGGCAGCTCAGAAGCTTTAGTTCCGATGGCAGAAATTGATCGACTCGATGACCGGATCTGTGTGAAGCCAGCGAGATTGGCGGCCCTACGGCTACGTCAGCGTGACGGGATCACCTGTGGTCCGACGGTCGCGGTGGTGGCCGGCGCCATGCTGGATCACACCTACAGCGCGGAGTTGCTGAACCCTGACGGTGAGGCCTGGTTCGCTGCCGAGCAGGGCCGAATTCACGCCGCCGTCAACCGAATCTGGCCACGGCAACTGGGGACCACGCCCGCGGGGATGGCCCGCGCGCTGACCGACCACAGTGCGAAACGCGGAGTGACATACCGATGGCGGCGCTTCCGCGGTGCCCGCGATGCGTTGTCGGATGTGCGGAGTGCCGTCGACGAGGGCTGGCCGGTGGCGATGCTGATCGGCGAGCGGGGAATTCCGCGGCACTGGGTGTTGATCGTCGGCGCAGGCCAGGATGTTCTGGAGTGCTACGAACCGTCCTCGGGCAAGGTGCTGCCGATCGATCCCGCCGCAGTGCGGGGCGCTCGGCTGACCGGGCTGGGTTTTCCGCGGCCGTTCGCTTTTGTCGTGCCGGATCAGGTTGGCTGACAGGCTGTTTGATGAACTCCGCGGAACGACTACCGTCGGAGGGATGGCCCGGAAATACGCGACCGCCGACACCGTGGGTATCGAGGAACTCCTGGACTTCGTGCGCCCGAGACACCACATGGTGCTCACCACGTTCCGCGCCGACGGCTCGTTGCAGACCTCACCGGTGACGGGCGGCGTGGACGATCAGGGCCGGATCGTGATCGCCAGCTATCCGCAGCGGGCGAAGGCCGCCAACCTCCGGCGCACGCCCCGGGCCAGCGTGACGGTGCTGTCCGAGGAGTTCAACGGACCGTATGTGCAGGTCGACGGTGACGCCGAGGTGATCGGACTGCCGGATGCGGTGGAGCCGCTGGTCGACTACTTCCGGGCCGTCGCCGGTGAACACCCGGATTGGGATGAGTACCGGCAGGCGATGGTGGATCAGGGCAAGTGCCTGATCCGGATCACCCCGGTCCGGTGGGGTCCCGTTGCCACAGGTGGCTTTCCTCCGGCGTAGACGCCGGCCGACGCGTTGCGTTGGATAGCAGGTCAAACTATAGTCTGGACACATGTCCAGAGGGTTCGGAGTCAACGCGTGAGCGTGTATTCCCAGCTCAGCACGATTCCGGCCGTCGGGTGATCTGATTATGCGTATCGCGTTGCTGTCCTATCGGAGCAAGACTCATTGCGGTGGCCAGGGCGTGTACGTGCGCCATCTGAGCCGCGGGCTGGCCGAACTCGGCCACGAGGTCGAGGTGTTCTCCGGCCAGCCCTACCCCGAGGGCCTGGACCCGCGGGTCAAGCTGACCAAGGTCCCCAGCCTGGACCTGTACCGCGAGCCGGACCCGTTCCGCGTGCCCCGGCCCAGCGAGATCCGCGACGGTATCGATGCCCTGGAGCTGGCCACCATGTGGAGCGCCGGGTTCCCTGAGCCGCGGACTTTCATGATGCGTGTCGCCCGGATCCTGGCCGACCGCCGCGACGAGTTCGACGTGGTCCACGACAACCAGAGCCTGGGCTCGGCACTGCTGAAGATCGCCGATAGCGGCCTGCCGGTCGTGGCCACGGTGCACCACCCGATCACCCGCGACCGGGTGGTCGAGATCGCCGCCGCCAAGTGGTGGCGCAAGCCGCTGGTGCGGCGCTGGTACGGGTTCGCCGAGATGCAGAAGAAGGTGGCCCGCAAGATCCCCGAGTTGCTCACGGTCTCGTCGTCCTCGGCCGCCGACATCGCCGAGGACTTCGGGGTGGCGCCGAGCCAGCTGCACATCGTGCCGCTGGGGGTGGACACCGAACTGTTCAAGCCGGCCGAGCACCGCGTGAACGGACGCATCATCGCGATCGCCAGCGCCGACGTGCCGCTCAAGGGTGTGAGCAACCTGCTGCATGCGGTGGCCCGGCTGCGGGTGGAGCGCGACCTCGACGTGCAGTTGGTGTCCAAGCTCGAGCCGAACGGGCCGACCGAGAAACTCATCGCCGAACTCGGCATTTCCGACATCGTGCACAGCTCCAGCGGGCTGACCGATGAGGAGCTCGCCGCGCTGCTGGCCTCGGCCGAGGTGGCCTGCATCCCGTCGCTCTACGAGGGCTTCTCGCTGCCCGCCGTGGAGGCCATGGCCAGCGGCACCCCGATCGTGGCGAGCCGCACGGGTGCTCTGCCAGAGGTGGTCGGGGACGACGGGTCCTGCGCCCGCCTGGTACGCCCGGCCGACGTCGACGAGCTGACCGCCGTCCTCGGCGAACTGCTCGACTCGCCGCTGGAGCGCCGCAAGCTCGGCGCGGCCGGCCGGCAGCGGGCGCTCGATGTCTTCAGTTGGGAATCGGTTGCCGCACAGACGGTATCGGTGTACGAGATGGCCCGTGAGAGGACCAGGAAGGTGGCGCAATGCTGACCGTCGATTTCGACCGTCTCGGTGTCGGACCGGGCACCACGGTGATCGACGTCGGCTGCGGCGCGGGCCGGCACACCTTCGAGGCCTACCGGCGGGGAGCGAACGTCATCGGTTTCGACCAGAGTGCGTCCGACCTCAACGACGTCGACACGATGCTGCAGGCCATGCGGGAAGAGGGCGAGGTCCCGCTGTCCGCGAGGGGCGAGGCCGTCAAAGGTGACGCGCTCGACCTCCCGTATCCCGACGCCAGCTTCGACTGCGTCATCGCCTCGGAGATCCTGGAGCACGTCCCGGAGGACGACCGGGCCATTTCCGAGCTGGTGCGTGTTCTCAAACCCGGTGGCTCGCTGGCCATCACGGTGCCGCGCTGGCTTCCGGAGAAGCTCTGTTGGCTGCTGTCGGACGAGTACCACGCCAACGAGGGCGGACACATCCGCATCTACAAAGCCGACGAGCTGCGCGACAAGGTCCTGGCGCACGGGCTCACCCTCACCCATACGCACCACGAGCATGCGCTGCACTCGCCGTACTGGTGGCTCAAATGTCTTGTCGGCACCGAGAAGAACGACCACCCCGCGGTCAAGGCCTACCACCAGCTGCTGGTGTGGGACATGATGGGTCGGCCGTGGCTCACCCGTACGGCCGAGTCGCTGCTGAACCCGGTGATCGGCAAGAGCGTGGCGCTGTACTTCCGCAAGCCCGCATTCCGCGTACCGGAATCCAACGGGTAGGCATCCGCAGTGCTAGTTCCCGAGATTCCCGGCGTACCCGGAGTTTTGACGCCAGACGACTGCCTGCAGACGGCGCGTTCGATTGCCGCTACCCAGGAATCGTCGGGAGCCCTGCCGTGGTTCGACGGCGGCCATACCGACCCGTGGGATCACGTGGAGAACGCCATGGCGCTGACCGTGGCGGGGTTGATCGAACCGGCCCGCGCGGCGTTCGACTGGTGCCGCACGGTGCAGCGCGCCGACGGCTCCTTGCCGATCCAGCTGCGTAACGGCGTCATCGAAGATGCCAACAGCGACAGTAACTTCTGTGCCTACGTGGCCACCGGGGTCTGGCACCACGTGCTGATCACCGGGGACCGGGCCTTCGCCGAGCTGATGTGGCCGGTGGTGACCCGGGCGCTCGACTTCGTGCTGGGCCTGCAGGCCTCCGGCGGCGAGATCTACTGGGCGGCAAGCCCGTCCGGACCGGTTGAGGAGGCGCTGCTGACCGGCTGCGCCAGTGTGTACCACAGCATCCGGTGCGGGCTGGCGCTCGCCGACTACCTCGACGATCCTCAGCCGGAATGGGAAGTCGCCGTCGGCCGTCTCGGCCACGCCATCGCAGCCCATCCAGAGGCGTTCTCCGCCAAGGACACCCATGCGATGGAGTGGTACTACCCGGTGCTCGGCGGCGCCCTGCGCGGGGCGGCGGCCCAAGCGCGGATCGACGACCGGTGGGACGACTTCGTGGTGCCCGGACTTGGCATCCGGTGTGTCGACCACAGGCCCTGGGTCACCGGCGCGGAGACCTGCGAGCTGGTGATGGCCCTGGATGCGATCGGTGACACCCGACGGGCCCACGATCAGTTCGCTGCCATGCAGCACCTGCGCGAGGACGACGGTTCCTATTGGACCGGACTGGTTTTCGCAGACGGCAAACGCTGGCCTGAGGAACGCACCACCTGGACTGGCGCCGCCATGGTCCTGGCCGCCGACGCGCTGTCGCAGACCACCGCGGCCAGCGGCATCTTCCGCGGTGTTGGATTACCGCGCGGCCTGGAGGGCGAGTACGACTGCGAGTGTGTGGCGGGCAGGAAAGCCGGCGACCGCTAGTCGAGCTGTCCCGGCTCGCCGGAGGTCCGCTCCAGCACCCGCATCGAACCCATCACGGCCACCTCGTTGAAGGCGCCCGTCGCCAGGGCGCGCTGGTAGATGTGGAACGGCGCCTGGCCGCCGTCATTGGGATCGGGGAACACGTCGTGGATGATCAGCGCACCGCCCACCTCGACCCAGCGGGCCCAGCCGCCGAAGTCCCGCTGCGCGGCCTCCTCCGTGTGGCCACCGTCGATGAACAACAGCCGCAACGGGGTTCGCCATCCGCGGGCCACCACGGGTGAACGGCCGACCACGGCCACCACGTGCTCGTCCAGGCCCGCGGCGTCCAGGGTATGGCGCATCGTGGGCAACGTGTCGAACAGTCCGGTCACCGGATCGACCATGGTGGTGTCGTGGTACTCCCAGCCGGCCTGATGCTCCTCCGAGCCGTGGTGGTGGTCGACGGTGTACAGCACTGAATCCGTCTCCTGCGCGGCCGCGCCCAGCATCACCGTCGACTTACCGCAGTAGGTGCCGATCTCGACCCCTACCCCGCCGCTCAGGTAGCGCACGCCGGCGTCGTAGAGCGCGCGGCCCTCATCGGCGGGCATGAAGCCGGTGACCTGCTCGGCGAGGGTGAACAGGCGCTCGGCGCGGGGCGGCAGGGCGGTGTCAGCGGTGCTCATGGATGCACAACCTACCGTTGCTGGCCGATGGTTGTTGTAGTAGCGTCCGGACACGTGTCTGATGCGGCCCTGGAGTCGACGCGCCGCCGTCTGAGTGCCCGGCAGGCCGACACCGTGGAACGTCTGGGTAGGGCCGCGGTGGAGCTGATCATCAGGGACGGCTTCGCCGGGCTGACCGTGCGCCGCGTGGCCGCCGAGGCCGGGGTCGGGGCAGCGACCGCCTACACCTACTTCTCATCGAAGGAACACCTTGTCGCCGAGGTGTTCTGGCGCAGACTCTCTGCCGCTCCGCTGGCCGCACACGAGTCGGCCGACCCGGCCACCCGGGTGGTCGAGGTGCTGCAGCACATCGCGTCGCTGG includes these proteins:
- a CDS encoding DUF427 domain-containing protein, encoding MAVKMDDLLGRNLGALRYQPTAKRIRICLGGEPVADTGEAVLIWEPRRVVPTYAVPRSAFAAQLVPAGGDVGDDEIPGFLDPSVPFTAHTCPGTAFDVIAGDETGAAAAFRPDDPELADYVILDFATFEWREEDEPIVAHPHDPFHRIDIRRSRRRIRIEIDGKVLAESCSPMLLFETGLPTRHYLPREDVTAVLDVSDTVTYCAYKGRATYYSLPGGPADLAWSYHEPLIDAVQVRDHICFFDERVDVFVDGERKERPVTPWS
- a CDS encoding PPOX class F420-dependent oxidoreductase — translated: MARKYATADTVGIEELLDFVRPRHHMVLTTFRADGSLQTSPVTGGVDDQGRIVIASYPQRAKAANLRRTPRASVTVLSEEFNGPYVQVDGDAEVIGLPDAVEPLVDYFRAVAGEHPDWDEYRQAMVDQGKCLIRITPVRWGPVATGGFPPA
- a CDS encoding glycosyltransferase family 4 protein, with translation MRIALLSYRSKTHCGGQGVYVRHLSRGLAELGHEVEVFSGQPYPEGLDPRVKLTKVPSLDLYREPDPFRVPRPSEIRDGIDALELATMWSAGFPEPRTFMMRVARILADRRDEFDVVHDNQSLGSALLKIADSGLPVVATVHHPITRDRVVEIAAAKWWRKPLVRRWYGFAEMQKKVARKIPELLTVSSSSAADIAEDFGVAPSQLHIVPLGVDTELFKPAEHRVNGRIIAIASADVPLKGVSNLLHAVARLRVERDLDVQLVSKLEPNGPTEKLIAELGISDIVHSSSGLTDEELAALLASAEVACIPSLYEGFSLPAVEAMASGTPIVASRTGALPEVVGDDGSCARLVRPADVDELTAVLGELLDSPLERRKLGAAGRQRALDVFSWESVAAQTVSVYEMARERTRKVAQC
- a CDS encoding class I SAM-dependent methyltransferase, whose translation is MLTVDFDRLGVGPGTTVIDVGCGAGRHTFEAYRRGANVIGFDQSASDLNDVDTMLQAMREEGEVPLSARGEAVKGDALDLPYPDASFDCVIASEILEHVPEDDRAISELVRVLKPGGSLAITVPRWLPEKLCWLLSDEYHANEGGHIRIYKADELRDKVLAHGLTLTHTHHEHALHSPYWWLKCLVGTEKNDHPAVKAYHQLLVWDMMGRPWLTRTAESLLNPVIGKSVALYFRKPAFRVPESNG
- a CDS encoding prenyltransferase; amino-acid sequence: MLVPEIPGVPGVLTPDDCLQTARSIAATQESSGALPWFDGGHTDPWDHVENAMALTVAGLIEPARAAFDWCRTVQRADGSLPIQLRNGVIEDANSDSNFCAYVATGVWHHVLITGDRAFAELMWPVVTRALDFVLGLQASGGEIYWAASPSGPVEEALLTGCASVYHSIRCGLALADYLDDPQPEWEVAVGRLGHAIAAHPEAFSAKDTHAMEWYYPVLGGALRGAAAQARIDDRWDDFVVPGLGIRCVDHRPWVTGAETCELVMALDAIGDTRRAHDQFAAMQHLREDDGSYWTGLVFADGKRWPEERTTWTGAAMVLAADALSQTTAASGIFRGVGLPRGLEGEYDCECVAGRKAGDR
- a CDS encoding class I SAM-dependent methyltransferase, producing the protein MSTADTALPPRAERLFTLAEQVTGFMPADEGRALYDAGVRYLSGGVGVEIGTYCGKSTVMLGAAAQETDSVLYTVDHHHGSEEHQAGWEYHDTTMVDPVTGLFDTLPTMRHTLDAAGLDEHVVAVVGRSPVVARGWRTPLRLLFIDGGHTEEAAQRDFGGWARWVEVGGALIIHDVFPDPNDGGQAPFHIYQRALATGAFNEVAVMGSMRVLERTSGEPGQLD
- a CDS encoding TetR/AcrR family transcriptional regulator — encoded protein: MSDAALESTRRRLSARQADTVERLGRAAVELIIRDGFAGLTVRRVAAEAGVGAATAYTYFSSKEHLVAEVFWRRLSAAPLAAHESADPATRVVEVLQHIASLVADEPEFAGAVTNALLGKDPDVDALRQRIGADIRGRLVAALGPDVDMDVIEALELLYTGTLVWAGMGYETYAGISRRLEKSARLLLS